A window of Hyperolius riggenbachi isolate aHypRig1 chromosome 1, aHypRig1.pri, whole genome shotgun sequence contains these coding sequences:
- the FICD gene encoding protein adenylyltransferase FICD: MGVFGGSHVRGEVQEDDPASSAWSWVMATSVATTELQWPLLSARYGVRAALLVLSGSLLLVLVPLSGLEEQYRAALKALLHYNLWGGENKIHAYAAQSTGLAVTSAAIELMVFKQKPSADVTFEAKAALNQAIEMKRHGKRDKAHKLLLHALKMDPDHVDALNELGILLEEEKDIIQADYLYSKALTISPHNEKALINRDRTLPLVEEIDQRYFSIIDSKVKKVMSIPKGNSALRRVMEETYYHYIYHTVAIEGNTLTLSEIRHIIETRYAVPGKSLEEQNEVIGMHAAMTYINNTLVSRIGSVTTNDILEIHRRVLGYVDPVEAGRFRTNQVFVGHHIPPHPKDVEKHMREFVLWLNSDEAISLHPVEFAALAHYKLVYIHPFVDGNGRTSRLLMNVILMQAGYPPVTIRKEQRSEYYHVLELANEGDVRPFIRFIAKCTESTLDLLIIATTEHPVGLPEPHPEFTECKQTIPVHTPRP, from the exons GTTCGTGGAGAAGTTCAAGAAGATGACCCTGCCTCAAGTGCGTGGAGTTGGGTGATGGCAACTTCCGTGGCCACCACAGAACTTCAGTGGCCTCTTCTGAGTGCCCGCTATggagtgcgagcagcactgttggTTTTGTCTGGGTCACTTTTGTTGGTTCTTGTCCCTCTCAGCGGGCTAGAAGAGCAGTACAGAGCAGCTCTGAAGGCTCTTCTCCATTATAACCTCTGGGGAGGTGAAAACAAGATTCATGCCTATGCTGCTCAGTCCACGGGTCTTGCTGTTACTTCAGCTGCAATTGAACTTATGGTGTTTAAACAAAAACCATCTGCAG ATGTGACGTTTGAAGCCAAAGCTGCGCTGAACCAGGCCATAGAAATGAAACGTCACGGCAAGAGAGACAAGGCACATAAACTTCTTCTCCATGCGTTAAAGATGGATCCCGATCACGTAGATGCTCTGAATGAGCTGGGTATATTGTTAGAGGAAGAGAAGGACATCATTCAAGCGGACTATTTATATTCTAAAGCATTAACTATCTCTCCACACAACGAGAAAGCCTTGATAAACCGTGATCGGACTTTGCCACTGGTTGAAGAAATAGATCAGAGGTATTTTAGCATCATTGACAGTAAGGTGAAGAAAGTGATGTCCATTCCAAAGGGTAATTCGGCTCTCCGCAGAGTCATGGAAGAGACTTACTATCACTACATTTACCATACAGTGGCCATTGAAGGCAACACACTTACCCTGTCTGAGATCCGCCATATCATTGAGACGCGATATGCGGTGCCAGGTAAAAGCCTTGAGGAGCAGAATGAAGTCATTGGTATGCATGCGGCCATGACCTATATCAACAACACTTTAGTATCTCGAATAGGATCTGTGACAACCAATGACATACTGGAGATACATCGAAGAGTGCTCGGCTATGTGGATCCTGTTGAAGCAGGAAGATTTCGAACTAACCAAGTGTTTGTGGGCCACCATATTCCACCGCATCCCAAAGATGTAGAGAAGCATATGCGGGAGTTTGTGCTGTGGCTAAATTCAGATGAGGCAATAAGCTTGCATCCTGTGGAATTTGCAGCCTTGGCACATTATAAACTGGTCTACATCCACCCATTTGTAGATGGTAACGGGAGGACTTCTCGCTTGCTCAtgaatgtcattttaatgcaggCAGGATACCCACCAGTGACTATCCGCAAGGAGCAGAGGTCTGAATATTACCATGTCTTGGAACTGGCCAATGAAGGTGACGTGAGACCTTTCATTCGATTCATTGCCAAATGTACCGAGAGCACCTTAGATCTGTTGATCATTGCTACAACAGAGCACCCTGTAGGTCTTCCAGAACCACACCCAGAGTTTACTGAGTGCAAGCAAACTATTCCAGTGCACACACCACGGCCTTAG